The genomic region TCCGCGAGAGCTGTGGCGCTCAGTTTTGTGTATCCTTCGGACGACGCGCACCTACATCGAGAATTGAAGCGTCTTGGGCATCTGATGCCGGCATCAACTGCAATTGTGGCTGGGGGGCGCGCGGTAGAGGGTTATGCGACGTGTCTGGACGCAATTGGCGCGCGGCGAGTGACCTCCTTGGCCGAATTCCGAGACGAATTGGAGAGCCTGCGCTCCTGACTCTGCGACACTGTATCGCCCGATGCGTGGTCTGAATGTACCGGGAGTCTTCCTTTCGGAAGCAGTCATCGTACAGCCGGGTTGAATACAGGAGCCTAGACAGGCGTCTGTCTGGCAGGAGGTTTTCTGGATGCTTGCTTGGGTTGTTGTGTCGCTAGCGATGGGGGCTGCCGCGGAACCGCGGGTGTTTGCCCTTAACGCGGGATTGGATGTGTGGGACATTGCCGTGGCGGATTTCAATGGGGACAAGCATGGCGATATTCTGGCCATTTGTGCCGATCCGCTTTCGAGTCCGGTGAAGAAGCAGTTGGCGCTCTTTCTCGCCGACGATAAGGGGGGATACCCCGCGAAGCCAACTCTTGTTCAGGCGCTGGATCCCGTGGTGGGTGCGTTGTTCACCGCTGAAGTGACCGGACAAGCGCCGGTGGAAGTGCTGGCCGCGTCGGCGGGTGGCTGCAAGGCGTACGGGTACTCTGAAGGGCAACTGAAGGTAGTCCGCGACATTGCGTTTGTTTCGCTGTATCCAAGCGGGTCCAAGGAGCCCGCTTTTCTGATCAACGCGGCGGTCGACTTGAACGGCGACGGCTTGGACGAGTGGCTTGCTCCGATGCCGCAAGGTTTCGACGTACGCAATGCGGATGCGCTGCTTGCCTCCGTGCATTGTGATGTCGAATCGGGAGTCCGAACCGGAAGCGGCATGCAGATCAGCAATCGGTACCCGGCGTACAAGTCGTTTGCGCTTCCGAATTCGAAGAACAAGGCGCTGGCTTTTTTGAGCGGCGAGAATGCCGATTTTGCCTTCGGAGAGCAGTGGGGAGAGACACGCCGCTTCAAGATCCCGGTGAACCTGGGCGACAAGTGGGATACGAGTTCGGACATGAACGACATCAACGGCGATGGTGTTCCGGATCTCGTCGTGACCCAGACGCAGGGGACGATCAATTTGAGCGTACTCACGCAGGTCTACATCGCGAAAGGTCCGATGGACTACCCCAACGAGCCGACGGCTAAATTCGAGTCGAAGGGATCGTTTGCGGCGCCGATTCTGAAAGATGTCAACGGAGACAAGAAGCTTGATATGGTCTTTATCAACATTCCGTTTGGCGTGAAGTTTTTCGTGAATTTCTTCATGTTCCGCCAAGTGGGGGTCGACCTTCAGATTTATCTTTACAACGGCAACGGTTTCGGCAAGAAGCCGGATTATTCAACCAGTGTCTCGATTGCGGCTCCGGACGGCAAAGAGCAGAACGCGTATGTATTGGGTGATTTCAATGGCGATGGGAATACGGATGCCGCGTTTGGGGCGGGTTCCGACAAGTTGCTCCTGCATGCGGGGGGAGACGTCCGTTTCATTTCGCCGAAGCCGTATGCAACGGTCACGGTGCCTTCGTTTGGGGTGGCGCGCGCGTTCAAGTTGAACGATAATGCCGCCGAGGATATCGTGATTATTCACCCGGGGATCAAGAACAAGGAACGGATTGAGGCGCTGGTTTTCTAGGG from Candidatus Hydrogenedentota bacterium harbors:
- a CDS encoding transcriptional regulator; its protein translation is SARAVALSFVYPSDDAHLHRELKRLGHLMPASTAIVAGGRAVEGYATCLDAIGARRVTSLAEFRDELESLRS
- a CDS encoding VCBS repeat-containing protein — protein: MLAWVVVSLAMGAAAEPRVFALNAGLDVWDIAVADFNGDKHGDILAICADPLSSPVKKQLALFLADDKGGYPAKPTLVQALDPVVGALFTAEVTGQAPVEVLAASAGGCKAYGYSEGQLKVVRDIAFVSLYPSGSKEPAFLINAAVDLNGDGLDEWLAPMPQGFDVRNADALLASVHCDVESGVRTGSGMQISNRYPAYKSFALPNSKNKALAFLSGENADFAFGEQWGETRRFKIPVNLGDKWDTSSDMNDINGDGVPDLVVTQTQGTINLSVLTQVYIAKGPMDYPNEPTAKFESKGSFAAPILKDVNGDKKLDMVFINIPFGVKFFVNFFMFRQVGVDLQIYLYNGNGFGKKPDYSTSVSIAAPDGKEQNAYVLGDFNGDGNTDAAFGAGSDKLLLHAGGDVRFISPKPYATVTVPSFGVARAFKLNDNAAEDIVIIHPGIKNKERIEALVF